In a single window of the Buchnera aphidicola (Aphis gossypii) genome:
- the rplA gene encoding 50S ribosomal protein L1: protein MIKASKRMNLIKKNVDIKKIYNINELIELLKNSSKVNFIESIDVAINLGINAKKSDQNIRGTTILPHGIGRSIKVAVFTQGENVEIAKKAGAEYVGMEDLSQKIQKEGVNFNTVIASPDAMKVVTQIGHILGPRGLMPNPKLGTVTTNLAEAIKNAKTGQICYRNDKNGIVHATIGRINFEKNQIKDNFNAFLESIKKAKPPKSKGIYIKKIVLSSTMGAGLTLDQSNLSL, encoded by the coding sequence ATGATTAAAGCTAGTAAACGTATGAATTTAATAAAAAAAAATGTTGATATTAAAAAAATATATAATATTAATGAATTAATTGAACTGCTAAAAAATTCATCAAAAGTAAATTTCATTGAAAGTATTGATGTTGCTATTAATTTAGGAATAAATGCAAAAAAATCAGATCAAAATATACGAGGGACTACTATATTACCACATGGTATAGGTCGCTCTATTAAAGTAGCCGTATTTACTCAAGGTGAAAATGTTGAAATAGCTAAAAAAGCTGGTGCAGAATATGTCGGAATGGAAGATTTATCTCAAAAAATACAAAAAGAAGGTGTTAACTTTAATACTGTCATTGCATCACCTGACGCGATGAAAGTCGTTACTCAAATAGGTCATATATTAGGCCCTCGTGGATTAATGCCTAATCCAAAATTAGGCACAGTTACAACAAACCTTGCTGAAGCAATTAAAAATGCAAAAACAGGACAGATTTGTTATCGAAATGATAAAAATGGCATTGTTCATGCTACTATCGGAAGAATTAATTTTGAAAAAAATCAGATTAAAGACAATTTCAATGCTTTTTTAGAGTCTATAAAAAAAGCAAAACCACCAAAATCAAAAGGAATATACATTAAAAAAATTGTTTTATCTAGCACTATGGGGGCTGGATTAACTTTAGACCAATCAAATCTATCTTTATAA
- the rplK gene encoding 50S ribosomal protein L11, protein MAKKVQSYIKLQVSAGMANPSPPIGPALGQKGVNIMEFCKLFNAKTENLEKGLPIPVIITVYSDRSFTFITKTPPASILLKKAAGIKSGSSKPKIETKGKVTNFQIEEIAEIKKKDMTGSNIQSMIRSIKGTAKSMGLIIED, encoded by the coding sequence ATGGCAAAAAAAGTACAATCTTATATAAAACTTCAAGTATCTGCTGGAATGGCGAATCCAAGTCCTCCAATAGGTCCTGCATTGGGCCAAAAAGGAGTAAATATCATGGAATTTTGCAAATTATTTAATGCAAAGACAGAGAATTTAGAAAAAGGTTTACCAATACCAGTAATTATAACAGTGTATTCAGATCGTTCATTTACTTTTATTACAAAAACACCGCCAGCTTCTATCTTATTAAAAAAAGCTGCTGGAATTAAATCAGGATCTAGTAAGCCTAAAATAGAAACAAAAGGAAAAGTTACAAATTTTCAAATTGAAGAAATAGCTGAGATTAAAAAAAAGGACATGACTGGTTCAAATATTCAAAGCATGATTCGATCTATTAAAGGAACTGCTAAATCTATGGGTTTAATTATTGAGGATTAG
- the rplJ gene encoding 50S ribosomal protein L10, which translates to MALNLNKKKTIVSKIHQISNSALSAVIADSQGISVNQINQLRKSGRKLNVKMSIVQNTLLSLAIKNTSFECLKRIIKGSTFIAYSIDHPGSGVRLFKKFEKKNKQFKITGAVFEGKLLSNAEINQLADMPTYEEAISKLLLVLKISAAGKLIYTLSAIKQKKETS; encoded by the coding sequence ATGGCGTTAAACCTTAACAAAAAAAAAACAATTGTTTCTAAAATACATCAAATTTCTAATTCAGCTTTATCAGCTGTAATCGCTGACTCTCAAGGAATTTCTGTAAATCAAATAAATCAATTAAGAAAGTCAGGACGTAAATTAAACGTAAAAATGAGTATTGTTCAAAATACTTTACTATCTTTAGCAATTAAGAATACAAGTTTTGAGTGTTTAAAGAGAATTATAAAAGGTTCTACTTTTATAGCTTATTCTATAGATCATCCAGGTAGTGGAGTTCGATTATTCAAAAAATTTGAAAAAAAAAATAAACAATTTAAAATTACAGGAGCAGTATTTGAAGGTAAACTATTATCTAATGCAGAAATTAATCAACTTGCAGATATGCCGACTTATGAAGAAGCAATATCAAAACTTTTATTAGTCTTAAAAATATCAGCTGCTGGAAAACTTATTTATACATTATCTGCTATAAAACAAAAAAAAGAAACCTCTTAA
- the murB gene encoding UDP-N-acetylmuramate dehydrogenase, giving the protein MYKNQIYQKSLKDLNTFSIDVTAKRIIFIRTIKSLIDICQKCYSSNIPYVILGEGSNVLFLENYKGIVIINRIKGIKIKEKKHHWLLHVFSGEKWHDLVKYTLRMGFFGLENLALIPGCLGSAAIQNIGAYGLEFQNICQYVDIISLKHKKIIRIEKNLCKFSYRDSIFKHKYTQGYAVIAVGIKILKKWKPIIFDALLKNISINQINPYEIYNNICKIRKKKLPNLNKLGNAGSFFKNPIISKKDTKKILSLYVNIPHYFYINGSIKISAAWLIEKCNFNKIQIGDAAIYKKQKLILINRNTANPKEILILAKIIQKSILKKFKILLEPEIDFINSSGKIKLLKNIS; this is encoded by the coding sequence ATGTATAAAAATCAAATCTATCAAAAATCTTTAAAAGATTTAAACACATTTTCCATAGATGTAACAGCAAAAAGAATTATTTTTATCAGAACCATTAAATCATTAATTGATATTTGTCAAAAATGTTATTCATCTAATATTCCTTATGTTATTTTAGGAGAAGGTAGCAACGTATTATTTTTAGAAAACTACAAAGGAATAGTTATTATCAATAGAATCAAAGGAATTAAAATTAAAGAAAAAAAACATCACTGGTTGCTACATGTTTTTTCTGGAGAAAAATGGCATGATTTAGTTAAATACACTTTAAGAATGGGTTTCTTTGGATTAGAAAACTTAGCGTTGATTCCGGGTTGTTTAGGTTCTGCTGCAATTCAAAATATTGGTGCATATGGTTTAGAATTTCAAAATATATGTCAATATGTTGATATTATTTCTTTAAAACATAAAAAAATAATAAGAATTGAAAAAAATCTATGTAAATTTTCTTATCGTGATAGTATTTTCAAACATAAATACACACAAGGATATGCAGTGATTGCAGTGGGTATAAAAATATTAAAAAAATGGAAGCCTATTATCTTTGATGCACTTTTAAAAAATATAAGTATAAACCAAATAAACCCATATGAAATATACAATAATATATGTAAAATAAGAAAAAAAAAGTTACCTAATCTTAATAAGTTAGGAAATGCAGGTAGTTTTTTTAAAAACCCTATTATCTCCAAAAAAGACACAAAAAAAATTTTATCTTTATATGTGAATATACCACACTATTTTTATATTAACGGATCTATAAAAATTTCAGCTGCTTGGCTAATTGAAAAATGTAATTTTAATAAAATTCAAATCGGAGACGCAGCTATTTACAAAAAACAAAAACTTATATTAATTAATCGAAACACAGCCAACCCAAAAGAGATTTTAATACTAGCTAAAATAATACAAAAATCTATTTTAAAAAAATTTAAAATATTGCTAGAACCTGAAATAGATTTTATTAACTCTTCAGGAAAAATAAAATTGTTAAAAAATATTTCGTAA
- the rplL gene encoding 50S ribosomal protein L7/L12, producing MSITKEQILEAISEMSVMNIVELISAMEKKFEVSANMSIQSNSRNEKKDAEEKTEFDVFLKAIGPNKVSVIKSVRSATGLGLKEAKDLVESAPTVIKENINKKDAESLKKTLEDVGAEIEIK from the coding sequence ATGTCTATTACTAAAGAACAAATTTTAGAAGCTATATCAGAAATGTCTGTTATGAATATTGTAGAACTTATCTCAGCGATGGAAAAAAAATTTGAAGTTTCTGCAAATATGTCTATACAGTCTAATAGCAGAAATGAAAAAAAAGATGCTGAAGAAAAAACAGAATTTGATGTTTTTTTAAAAGCTATTGGGCCCAATAAAGTCTCGGTTATTAAGAGCGTGCGTAGCGCTACTGGTTTAGGGCTTAAAGAAGCTAAAGATTTAGTAGAATCTGCACCAACTGTTATAAAAGAAAATATTAACAAAAAAGATGCAGAATCACTTAAAAAAACTTTAGAAGATGTTGGTGCTGAAATCGAAATTAAATAA
- the nusG gene encoding transcription termination/antitermination protein NusG — MYESSKKKWYVLQAYSGFEGRVAQSIQEYVKLNKMQDFFGEVMVPSEEVVEIRGGQRRKSEYKFFPGYVLIQMIMTDTTWHLIRNIPRVLGFIGGKSDKPSPISNKEVETIINRLRQIGDKPRPKTLFEPGEMIRVNDGPFADFNGVVEEVDYEKSRLKVSVSIFGRSTPVELDFRQVEKN, encoded by the coding sequence ATGTACGAAAGTTCAAAGAAAAAATGGTATGTTTTACAAGCTTACTCTGGTTTTGAAGGACGCGTTGCTCAATCAATACAAGAATATGTAAAATTAAATAAAATGCAAGATTTTTTTGGAGAAGTAATGGTTCCTTCCGAGGAAGTTGTTGAAATTAGAGGTGGTCAACGCAGAAAAAGTGAATATAAATTTTTTCCAGGATATGTATTAATTCAAATGATTATGACAGATACAACATGGCATTTAATTAGAAATATTCCTAGAGTTCTAGGTTTTATCGGAGGTAAATCAGATAAACCATCACCAATTAGTAATAAAGAAGTAGAAACTATTATTAATAGACTTCGTCAGATTGGCGATAAACCAAGACCTAAAACTTTATTCGAACCTGGAGAAATGATTCGAGTTAATGATGGTCCTTTTGCAGATTTTAATGGAGTTGTTGAAGAAGTGGATTACGAAAAAAGTAGATTAAAAGTATCTGTGTCTATTTTCGGAAGATCTACTCCTGTAGAATTAGATTTTCGACAAGTTGAAAAAAATTAA
- the secE gene encoding preprotein translocase subunit SecE encodes MHMPISSKKNFRNTEKIKWIFICINFILCVLIKYCLTKINFFIQTSLIIFLIICTICTLIYTEKGKSILLYIKASKSEMQKIMWPKYKETLYTTFIIIFVTIFMSLVLWGIDNVIFRLIAFFISLKL; translated from the coding sequence ATTCATATGCCAATTTCTAGTAAAAAAAATTTTAGAAATACAGAAAAAATAAAGTGGATTTTTATATGTATAAATTTTATTTTATGCGTTTTGATTAAATATTGTTTAACTAAAATAAACTTTTTTATTCAAACTTCATTAATAATTTTTTTAATTATTTGTACAATTTGCACTTTAATTTATACAGAAAAAGGAAAATCTATTCTATTATATATAAAAGCATCAAAAAGTGAAATGCAAAAAATAATGTGGCCTAAATATAAAGAAACTTTATATACTACATTTATCATTATTTTTGTGACAATATTTATGTCGCTAGTTTTATGGGGTATAGATAATGTTATATTCCGTTTAATAGCATTTTTTATTAGTTTAAAGTTATAA